One window of the Halonatronomonas betaini genome contains the following:
- a CDS encoding Gfo/Idh/MocA family protein, with the protein MKNNCLKYGMVGGGPGAFIGDVHRRAIRLDNTARLVAGSFSQDYDKTLSIGRDLGLDEDRLYDNFQEMAKQEASRDDGIDFVSITTPNNTHYPIAKSFLEQGINVLCDKPVTTTLAEAKELKELADRTDTLFGVSYTFSGYPMVKEARRLIKEGELGELRMIMGEYPDEWLAAPADNKQAAWRTNPDQAGISTCIADIGSHIENTVSYMTGCEISRLSANLDIFVEGRKLDDNGGVMIKYNNGVSGMYWASQIAIGNENGLKLRIFGSKGSLEWHHKNPNLLKFTKLNEAPRMLSRGHEYLGDEAQENSRIPAGHPEGFFEAFANIYSNFAAAVQAKKEKDSIDPSDFDYPKLEEGLRGVKFIEKCVESSKNDSKWIDFK; encoded by the coding sequence ATGAAAAATAATTGTTTAAAGTATGGCATGGTTGGTGGAGGACCAGGAGCTTTCATTGGAGATGTTCATCGCCGGGCAATTAGACTTGACAATACTGCCAGACTGGTTGCTGGCAGTTTTTCTCAAGATTACGATAAGACCCTTTCTATTGGACGAGATCTGGGTCTGGATGAAGACAGGCTTTATGATAATTTTCAGGAAATGGCGAAACAGGAAGCTTCTCGGGATGATGGTATCGATTTTGTTTCAATAACCACCCCGAATAACACCCATTATCCAATTGCTAAATCCTTTTTGGAGCAGGGAATAAATGTACTCTGTGATAAGCCAGTGACTACAACTCTGGCTGAAGCAAAAGAATTGAAGGAACTGGCCGATCGAACCGATACGCTTTTTGGTGTCTCGTATACTTTCTCAGGATATCCTATGGTTAAAGAAGCAAGGCGTTTGATCAAAGAGGGAGAATTAGGCGAACTCAGAATGATTATGGGCGAGTACCCTGATGAATGGCTGGCAGCTCCAGCTGATAACAAGCAGGCGGCCTGGCGAACCAATCCTGATCAGGCAGGCATATCTACCTGTATTGCTGATATTGGCAGTCATATTGAAAATACAGTTAGTTACATGACCGGTTGTGAGATTTCCCGATTGAGTGCTAATCTAGATATCTTTGTAGAAGGCAGGAAACTGGATGATAACGGTGGAGTTATGATTAAATATAATAATGGGGTAAGCGGCATGTATTGGGCATCTCAAATTGCAATTGGCAATGAGAATGGCTTGAAGTTGAGAATATTTGGATCAAAAGGATCGCTTGAATGGCATCATAAAAATCCAAATCTTTTAAAATTTACAAAATTGAATGAGGCTCCAAGAATGCTTTCACGGGGGCATGAATATTTAGGGGACGAAGCCCAAGAGAATTCTCGTATTCCGGCTGGTCATCCAGAAGGATTTTTTGAGGCCTTTGCTAATATTTACAGTAATTTTGCAGCTGCAGTCCAGGCTAAGAAAGAAAAGGACAGTATAGACCCTTCTGATTTTGATTATCCTAAGCTAGAAGAAGGGTTAAGAGGAGTTAAATTCATTGAAAAATGCGTTGAGAGTTCCAAGAATGATTCAAAGTGGATAGATTTCAAATAA
- a CDS encoding aldo/keto reductase, protein MNYRILGRTGLKVSILSFGGIMLDQLLQEKANETVTKAIESGVNLFDVGPTYGTSQKKLGKAIESHREDVILTCKTEPDKTASEVRKDIENSLNLLKTDYFDVYQLHEVTNEKSLNSSLKKGGALEAIIEARDEGIINYIGFSAHSEWAALKLMEEFDFDTIMVPVNWNYWYNQNQWDKVIKEARKTEKGILAIKALAQRQWNPEEQKNRYNTWYKPIYDNDELAELALRFTLSKDIDTALSPGDPRMLDLGLKIIKKYENSSFELSNSEEAQLKKYIKTDGGKLYPIPK, encoded by the coding sequence ATGAATTATAGAATTCTAGGAAGAACAGGCCTTAAAGTTTCCATTCTATCTTTTGGAGGTATCATGTTAGATCAATTATTACAGGAAAAAGCTAATGAAACTGTTACTAAAGCTATTGAGTCTGGAGTAAATTTATTTGATGTTGGACCTACTTATGGGACTTCACAAAAAAAATTAGGAAAAGCTATTGAATCTCATAGAGAAGATGTTATCTTAACCTGTAAAACTGAGCCTGACAAAACAGCTTCAGAAGTTAGGAAAGATATTGAGAATTCATTGAATTTGCTAAAAACAGACTATTTTGATGTCTATCAACTGCATGAGGTTACAAATGAAAAATCATTAAATAGTTCTCTAAAAAAAGGCGGGGCTCTAGAAGCTATCATAGAGGCCAGGGATGAAGGAATTATTAATTATATCGGTTTTTCAGCCCATAGTGAATGGGCAGCACTAAAATTAATGGAAGAATTTGATTTTGACACTATAATGGTGCCTGTTAACTGGAATTACTGGTACAATCAAAATCAGTGGGATAAAGTAATAAAAGAAGCCAGAAAAACAGAGAAAGGTATTTTAGCTATAAAAGCACTGGCTCAGCGGCAGTGGAATCCAGAGGAACAAAAGAATAGATATAACACCTGGTATAAACCTATTTATGATAATGATGAATTAGCTGAACTTGCCTTAAGGTTTACCCTGTCAAAGGATATTGATACTGCATTAAGCCCAGGAGACCCAAGGATGTTAGATTTAGGATTAAAAATAATCAAAAAATATGAGAATAGTTCTTTTGAACTCTCCAATTCAGAAGAAGCCCAACTGAAAAAATATATTAAAACAGATGGAGGAAAACTATATCCAATTCCAAAATAA
- a CDS encoding dipeptidase, which translates to MGQMTVIAIIILLVIIYSSAPLYIPFIENKINKINKKFDYRASKDARDFHSTLFIIDLHADSLFSCRSLLQSNSRCHVDIPRLIKGNVKLQVFATPTLIPFNPNIERNTKKFAISGFLAFMMHWPINTWYSKKNRALYQSNKLHEIQLKSKNTFEIIKTSNQLENYFKRCRAETNITAGLLALEGAYIIDNINDDIDELYNQGFRIIGIAHLTDCNLGGSVHGVEKGGLTESGRKAIKRIEELNMIIDLAHASSKLIEDVLRICSRPVIVSHTGVKGCLNNNRNLSDQQIKKIADKGGLIGIGFWETAVGINGVESIVNCIKYVSDLVGVEHVALGSDFDGAVTTPFDATGMVHITEELLEQGFSKKNIRMIMGENALNFLLNALPKEFN; encoded by the coding sequence ATGGGCCAGATGACAGTAATAGCTATAATAATATTATTGGTCATTATATATTCATCAGCTCCACTCTATATACCTTTCATTGAAAATAAAATCAATAAAATCAACAAAAAATTTGATTACAGAGCGTCTAAAGATGCCAGAGACTTTCATTCAACGCTGTTTATTATAGATCTTCATGCCGACTCCCTATTTTCCTGCCGCAGTCTTCTTCAGAGCAATTCAAGATGCCATGTTGATATACCAAGGCTAATTAAAGGAAATGTCAAACTCCAGGTATTTGCTACACCAACACTTATCCCCTTTAACCCGAATATAGAAAGAAATACTAAAAAGTTCGCAATCTCAGGTTTTCTTGCATTTATGATGCACTGGCCCATAAATACCTGGTATAGCAAGAAAAACAGGGCACTGTATCAGAGCAATAAGCTGCATGAGATTCAATTAAAATCAAAAAATACTTTTGAAATCATTAAAACATCAAATCAACTGGAAAACTATTTTAAAAGGTGTAGGGCCGAAACCAATATTACTGCCGGACTTCTTGCCCTTGAAGGAGCCTATATAATTGACAATATCAATGATGATATTGATGAGCTTTATAACCAGGGCTTCCGGATTATAGGCATAGCCCATTTAACCGATTGCAATTTAGGCGGCTCTGTCCATGGCGTTGAAAAAGGGGGCTTAACTGAGTCTGGCAGAAAAGCAATAAAACGAATCGAAGAATTGAATATGATTATCGACTTAGCTCATGCCTCTTCAAAATTAATAGAAGATGTCCTGAGAATTTGTTCCCGACCGGTAATTGTATCCCATACAGGAGTTAAAGGTTGTCTGAATAATAATCGAAACCTATCAGATCAACAAATAAAGAAGATTGCTGATAAGGGAGGACTGATTGGGATTGGGTTTTGGGAGACAGCAGTCGGCATAAATGGCGTAGAGTCGATAGTGAATTGTATCAAGTACGTTTCTGATTTAGTTGGGGTAGAACATGTAGCTCTAGGCTCTGATTTTGACGGGGCTGTAACCACTCCCTTTGATGCTACAGGCATGGTGCATATTACAGAGGAACTTCTAGAGCAGGGCTTCTCAAAAAAGAATATAAGAATGATTATGGGTGAGAATGCTTTAAACTTTCTACTGAATGCCTTACCTAAAGAATTTAATTAA
- a CDS encoding AAA family ATPase: MKLKKFNTRIFAGINDKEIQFKDGLNVLLGPNEAGKSTIINGIFATLFNDPKIKKGTKKDKEFNKKFLPYPDGEYIHGNLIIEDDGDKYRIEKKWSRNNPSVLLELPTGNMIDDLDKIDNTLNDILLYGESTYDNIVFVKQSDVKAAVKRIAENTDVRSTVNNFLRKAVMEMDGIVTDEIKAKIENEKDDLLARWDLDRQQPENTDRDVNNPYKVGTGKIYDAYIEKERVKQKIRWAENGEEKLQKINQEIETLEAELKTAIKKLDELSEIEDDINKRIELEPELKRKEEKFEDLNEIETKWPELNQAIKEQNKKLEEFNKELEQLNQEKADYDKLKQKEELEAKLNKIAELNSKLEELNNEKEKYAEIDEARVEELADLESKISNIDAQLSASKLKAKIIKSSSSTRVVRGVGDEEEITAGSEIEADGFLRIHNKDIDLEVSSAEIDFEELKANYDSAREKYNKMITELEALDISNSREARAKLKLKNDLARDIEQAQKEKDKLLDSNSLEELKEEYAKIEVPDAIREVDVIEKEIETLKDDKISDLKIKIKTGENKIAEWQEEYNSLEELKSEITTLETEINDINKELIALAELPEEFETKDEFRQKLKDLRKIKESKTKAQNEKNQELIEIQETMPDESLEELEENQANKERKFNSLEDRARRLLKVEAAFSETLAEMDEKSFEPLINSFSCHLNTLTAGNYQASNINDSFDIEIIKEDAERKLPVNMNILSFGTYDSVALALRFALYDNLFADKPGFIILDDCLVNLDPKRTEKAIELIKNFQDKYQIIFSTCDPETARRLGGNVIDL; the protein is encoded by the coding sequence ATGAAGCTTAAAAAATTTAATACCCGGATATTCGCAGGTATCAACGATAAAGAAATCCAATTTAAAGATGGCCTCAATGTATTACTAGGACCCAATGAGGCCGGTAAAAGCACAATTATCAATGGTATTTTTGCCACCCTATTCAATGATCCTAAAATTAAAAAAGGCACTAAAAAAGATAAAGAATTCAATAAAAAGTTTCTCCCTTATCCAGATGGAGAATACATCCATGGCAATCTAATTATCGAAGATGATGGCGATAAATATAGAATAGAGAAGAAATGGAGCAGAAACAATCCCTCTGTGCTCCTTGAACTGCCAACAGGAAATATGATTGATGATTTAGATAAAATAGATAATACCTTAAATGACATACTGCTCTATGGCGAGAGCACCTATGATAATATCGTTTTTGTCAAACAGAGCGATGTCAAGGCTGCAGTCAAAAGAATTGCCGAAAATACTGATGTCAGAAGCACCGTAAATAACTTCTTAAGAAAAGCTGTTATGGAGATGGACGGCATAGTTACCGATGAAATCAAGGCCAAAATTGAAAATGAAAAGGATGATCTCTTAGCCAGATGGGATTTAGATAGACAGCAGCCAGAAAATACTGATCGAGACGTCAATAATCCCTATAAAGTCGGAACTGGTAAAATATACGATGCCTATATAGAAAAAGAAAGAGTCAAGCAAAAAATCAGATGGGCTGAGAATGGCGAAGAAAAACTGCAGAAAATAAACCAGGAGATAGAAACCCTGGAAGCAGAATTAAAAACAGCTATCAAAAAACTAGATGAATTAAGCGAAATAGAAGATGATATCAATAAAAGAATCGAATTAGAGCCAGAATTAAAAAGAAAAGAGGAGAAATTTGAAGATTTAAATGAGATAGAAACTAAATGGCCAGAGTTAAATCAAGCAATTAAAGAACAGAATAAAAAGCTAGAAGAATTTAATAAGGAGTTAGAGCAGTTAAATCAGGAAAAGGCCGATTATGATAAATTAAAGCAAAAAGAAGAATTAGAAGCTAAGCTCAATAAAATAGCTGAACTTAACTCCAAACTAGAAGAATTAAATAATGAAAAAGAAAAGTATGCAGAAATAGATGAAGCCAGAGTTGAAGAACTTGCAGACCTGGAATCAAAAATTTCCAATATCGATGCCCAATTATCAGCCAGCAAATTAAAGGCTAAAATAATCAAATCATCTTCCAGTACCAGAGTTGTCAGAGGTGTTGGCGATGAAGAAGAGATTACAGCTGGTTCTGAAATAGAAGCCGATGGCTTTCTAAGAATCCATAACAAAGATATTGATCTTGAAGTTAGTTCTGCCGAAATCGATTTTGAAGAGCTAAAAGCAAATTATGATTCAGCCAGAGAAAAATATAATAAAATGATAACTGAATTAGAGGCTCTAGATATCAGTAACTCTAGAGAAGCCCGAGCAAAACTTAAACTTAAAAATGACCTGGCAAGAGATATTGAGCAGGCTCAAAAGGAAAAAGATAAATTATTAGATAGCAATAGCCTTGAAGAATTAAAAGAAGAGTATGCAAAGATTGAAGTTCCTGACGCTATCAGAGAAGTAGATGTAATTGAAAAAGAAATCGAAACCTTAAAAGATGATAAGATCAGTGACTTAAAGATTAAGATTAAAACCGGCGAAAATAAAATAGCCGAGTGGCAAGAAGAATACAATAGCCTGGAGGAATTAAAGTCAGAAATTACAACCCTGGAAACTGAAATCAATGATATAAATAAAGAACTGATAGCCCTGGCTGAATTACCTGAAGAATTTGAGACAAAAGATGAATTCAGGCAGAAGCTAAAAGACTTAAGGAAGATCAAAGAGAGTAAAACTAAAGCTCAGAACGAAAAGAATCAGGAATTAATCGAAATACAGGAAACTATGCCTGATGAATCTCTAGAGGAGTTAGAAGAAAACCAGGCAAATAAAGAGCGGAAATTCAATAGCTTAGAAGATAGAGCCAGGCGTTTATTAAAGGTAGAGGCAGCATTCTCTGAAACACTGGCAGAAATGGACGAGAAGTCATTTGAGCCGCTGATCAATTCATTCAGCTGTCATTTAAATACCTTAACAGCAGGAAATTACCAGGCCAGCAATATCAATGACAGCTTCGATATCGAAATAATTAAAGAAGATGCCGAGAGAAAACTGCCAGTAAATATGAATATCTTATCCTTTGGAACCTACGACAGTGTCGCCCTGGCCTTAAGATTTGCTTTATATGATAATCTCTTCGCAGATAAGCCAGGCTTTATAATCCTTGATGACTGCCTGGTTAATTTAGATCCAAAAAGAACAGAAAAAGCAATTGAACTAATTAAAAACTTCCAGGACAAATATCAGATTATCTTTAGCACCTGTGATCCAGAGACAGCCAGGAGACTAGGCGGAAATGTAATCGATCTCTAG
- a CDS encoding metallophosphoesterase family protein — MPLKLLHTGDIHLGMQFNSYPASVKEQLKEARIEVLERIVELANTESCDLIVVAGDLFNNTRVNTKLILKTVNIFDRFKGDAILFLPGNHDYDIGQDNVWRTFERKATKRLILLNKFEPYNLSDYGLDLTVYPAPCDSRHSSSNNLDWIKNYDREDDNKFTIGVAHGALAGISPDLTDEYFKMSVDELLSIDMDLWLLGHSHIQYPENDTPASKKVFNSGTPEPDGLDCKHEGFAWKITLEDDKHTSAEKLKTGKFRFFDLKKNINNKSDLEAIKDELLAGKPENKIVRLNLTGGIDEATYNQRQSFYDDLKFKLSYLDIEDDDLYIKLNHDQIEDKFTAGSFPYQFLTRLEDDEKSLHLAYELIKEVQNEA; from the coding sequence ATGCCATTAAAACTTTTACACACCGGCGACATTCACCTGGGTATGCAATTTAATAGCTACCCTGCCTCAGTCAAAGAACAGCTAAAAGAGGCCCGCATAGAGGTGCTAGAAAGGATTGTAGAGCTGGCCAACACTGAAAGTTGCGATCTCATAGTTGTGGCCGGAGATTTATTCAATAATACCCGGGTTAATACAAAACTAATCCTAAAAACAGTCAATATCTTCGACCGCTTCAAAGGCGATGCCATCCTATTTTTACCAGGCAACCACGACTATGATATCGGCCAGGATAACGTCTGGAGAACCTTTGAAAGAAAGGCCACAAAAAGGCTGATCTTATTAAACAAATTTGAGCCCTATAATCTAAGCGATTACGGCCTTGATTTAACAGTCTATCCAGCTCCCTGTGATTCCAGACATTCAAGCTCCAACAATCTCGACTGGATCAAAAATTATGACAGGGAAGATGACAACAAATTTACAATCGGAGTAGCCCATGGAGCCCTCGCAGGTATTTCCCCGGATCTAACTGATGAATATTTTAAAATGTCAGTCGATGAACTATTATCAATAGATATGGATCTCTGGTTATTAGGCCACAGCCACATCCAGTACCCAGAAAATGATACACCTGCCAGTAAAAAAGTTTTTAATAGTGGCACACCGGAGCCAGATGGATTGGATTGCAAACATGAAGGCTTTGCCTGGAAAATCACTTTAGAAGATGATAAACATACCTCTGCAGAAAAACTCAAGACAGGCAAATTTAGATTCTTTGATCTCAAGAAAAATATCAATAATAAAAGCGATCTTGAAGCCATTAAAGATGAGCTACTTGCCGGCAAGCCAGAAAACAAAATAGTCCGCTTAAATTTAACAGGTGGCATTGATGAAGCAACCTATAACCAGCGCCAGAGCTTTTACGATGATTTAAAGTTTAAATTAAGCTATCTTGATATTGAAGATGACGACCTCTATATCAAGCTAAATCATGATCAAATTGAAGATAAATTTACAGCAGGTTCATTCCCCTATCAATTCCTGACCAGGCTGGAAGATGATGAAAAATCACTCCACCTGGCCTATGAACTGATCAAGGAGGTGCAGAATGAAGCTTAA
- a CDS encoding GLUG motif-containing protein, translated as MLKRFSEKQKLIVLLAFVVLISLTLAACDSSSSDGTSPDPETYQLSFDYLGEGDLPELDGEYDEDSSVEISADPANGWEFYKWEGEGVQNPEESSTSVLVSSDQEIRAIFIEEYDGETNADGYAGWEGTEDKPYLIKNAIQLDNIRENLDASFILIEDIDLNYDQNDEWDPIGDYWWDEDEERWLSISFIGQLDGRGYKISNLKFEYYDDENIVPGSGIGFFSVIENAKVTNINFTDAEIKSNGNTGIVTGRIENGSIIRNCYVEGNIESNFAVGGITGTNNDGEILDSTADVNITSDGSVIEENGPLLSNTGGIVGTNNAGEVNNSVSYGNISAEGNNVGGIVGSNRLEESLVKNSYANGKIEGNNNVGGLVGFNESDIENSYATGDVEGKEQIGGLVGGFNEGEIIDSFAKGIITGESDVGGLIGGSNGEIIRSYALGEVYGLVENGGHFGGLAGTLNGNISESFADVNVELLQDQDEHSVAGGLVGFVGEDGKIDNSYATGNVLSEGDESPLGGLSGENRGEITNSFSAGKVDEGNNNGGFSGNNDHIIEYSYYDKDTSEQNDENKAISKSTEEMMQQDTFEPEWDFNDIWEIDEGSSYPYLQWQDNNIPTPDNI; from the coding sequence ATGCTCAAAAGATTTTCTGAAAAACAGAAACTCATTGTCTTGCTGGCTTTTGTTGTACTTATCTCTTTGACTTTAGCTGCCTGTGATTCGTCGTCTTCAGATGGTACCAGCCCAGATCCAGAAACATATCAATTAAGTTTCGATTACTTAGGAGAAGGTGATTTACCTGAACTTGATGGAGAATATGATGAAGACTCTTCAGTTGAAATCTCAGCTGATCCAGCTAATGGCTGGGAGTTTTATAAGTGGGAAGGCGAAGGTGTCCAGAACCCTGAAGAATCAAGCACTTCGGTATTAGTAAGCTCAGATCAAGAAATCAGAGCAATATTCATTGAAGAATATGATGGAGAAACTAATGCTGATGGCTATGCTGGCTGGGAAGGAACTGAGGACAAACCGTATTTAATAAAAAATGCTATTCAGCTAGATAATATTAGAGAGAATCTTGATGCTAGTTTTATCTTAATCGAAGATATAGATCTAAATTATGACCAGAATGACGAGTGGGATCCAATTGGTGATTATTGGTGGGATGAAGATGAAGAGAGATGGCTTTCAATTAGTTTCATCGGTCAGCTTGATGGTAGAGGGTATAAAATAAGTAATCTTAAATTTGAATATTATGATGATGAAAATATAGTTCCAGGTTCTGGAATTGGATTTTTTTCAGTTATTGAAAATGCTAAAGTGACAAATATAAATTTCACTGATGCAGAAATAAAATCAAATGGAAATACAGGAATTGTTACAGGCAGAATTGAAAATGGATCAATAATTAGAAATTGTTATGTTGAGGGTAATATAGAATCTAATTTTGCAGTAGGAGGTATTACCGGTACAAATAATGATGGAGAGATTTTAGATTCAACTGCAGATGTTAATATAACAAGTGATGGCTCTGTAATAGAAGAGAATGGACCATTATTATCTAATACTGGCGGGATAGTAGGTACTAATAATGCTGGAGAAGTAAATAACTCTGTTAGTTATGGTAATATATCTGCTGAAGGTAACAATGTTGGTGGAATTGTAGGTTCTAACAGACTTGAAGAGAGTCTTGTGAAAAATAGCTATGCAAATGGGAAAATAGAAGGAAACAATAATGTTGGAGGTCTTGTTGGTTTTAATGAAAGTGATATAGAAAATAGTTATGCTACAGGAGATGTAGAAGGAAAAGAACAAATTGGTGGTTTAGTTGGAGGATTTAATGAAGGTGAGATAATTGATAGTTTTGCTAAAGGAATAATAACAGGTGAAAGTGATGTTGGAGGATTAATAGGTGGTTCAAATGGGGAAATTATTAGAAGTTATGCTTTAGGAGAAGTTTATGGTTTAGTAGAAAATGGCGGTCATTTTGGAGGGTTAGCAGGCACTTTAAATGGAAATATATCAGAGTCTTTTGCAGATGTAAATGTTGAATTACTTCAGGATCAAGATGAACATTCCGTTGCAGGTGGCTTAGTTGGTTTTGTGGGGGAGGATGGAAAGATTGATAATTCTTATGCAACAGGAAATGTATTGTCTGAAGGCGATGAAAGTCCTCTTGGAGGTCTTTCAGGTGAAAATAGAGGAGAGATAACAAACAGCTTTTCAGCAGGAAAAGTAGATGAAGGTAACAATAATGGTGGATTCAGTGGAAATAATGACCACATTATTGAATATAGCTATTACGACAAAGATACTTCCGAACAAAATGATGAAAATAAAGCAATTTCTAAATCTACAGAAGAAATGATGCAGCAGGACACATTTGAACCAGAATGGGATTTTAATGATATCTGGGAAATAGATGAAGGTTCCAGTTACCCATATTTACAATGGCAGGATAACAATATTCCAACGCCAGATAACATTTAA
- a CDS encoding MerR family transcriptional regulator yields MSEITIGELADRVEINIETIRYYEREGIIPEPPRNKSGYRIYSREDITRLEFIKTAKMLGFSLQEISELLSLSVDQDSDFKEVRRRVQEKVEVIDKKIENLKRMRKILTELITACDTEKTTDRCPILKGIEEKKLDFNN; encoded by the coding sequence ATGAGTGAAATAACTATTGGTGAGCTTGCTGATAGAGTTGAGATTAATATAGAAACTATTAGATATTATGAGAGAGAGGGAATTATTCCTGAGCCTCCTCGAAATAAGTCTGGTTATCGAATATATAGCAGGGAAGATATTACACGACTTGAATTTATTAAAACTGCAAAAATGCTGGGGTTTTCTCTGCAAGAGATCTCAGAACTGCTCTCATTAAGTGTTGATCAGGATTCAGATTTCAAAGAAGTCAGGCGTAGGGTTCAAGAAAAGGTTGAAGTCATAGACAAAAAGATTGAGAACTTAAAGAGGATGAGGAAAATATTAACTGAATTAATTACTGCATGTGATACTGAAAAAACTACAGACCGGTGCCCGATATTAAAAGGGATTGAAGAAAAAAAGCTGGACTTTAATAATTAG
- a CDS encoding MBL fold metallo-hydrolase, translating to MPKLIIHRDTEKIGGSVVELISNNGTRILIDAGLPLLEDDGSMLDFNKYKSKSVKELIDLGIIPYVDGLYKDFDKDIVSKNKSDIDGILISHAHRDHYGLIQYIKEDLKYYLTEATHKLIDITTLFSDSKIEIDNYQHINSGQPFTIKDFKITPNFMDHSGFDSQAFLIEADGKNLVYSGDFRGHGRKNSLEYFFRNLPEKIDGLIMEGSNIGNENKTEKPEARLEAEIEKVLAEPGLVLFTASGQNIDRIISFYRAARKTERIFLIDFYTASILDIIKDYAEIPYPSSKFSDVKVYYPEFLTDKVFNMNQEELAYKFSDYKMGKEEIVAKRNKILMLVRNSTVHDLNKISDLDKDIFKNISFIYSRWPEYLEKGKFKNLQNFIDENNMKFHKIYTSGHADIKTSAKVVDELKPAKLFPIHTLNPEEYNQFNADVKKLENGEVYEL from the coding sequence ATGCCCAAACTAATAATCCACAGAGATACTGAAAAGATTGGTGGCTCAGTAGTTGAATTAATCAGCAATAATGGCACCAGAATATTAATAGATGCAGGCCTTCCGTTATTAGAAGACGATGGCAGCATGCTAGATTTCAATAAATATAAATCAAAGTCAGTCAAAGAATTAATAGATCTAGGGATAATTCCTTATGTAGACGGCCTTTATAAAGATTTCGATAAAGATATCGTCAGCAAAAATAAATCAGACATAGACGGCATTCTGATCTCCCATGCCCACAGAGATCATTACGGACTCATCCAGTATATAAAAGAAGACCTAAAATATTATCTCACCGAAGCAACCCATAAACTAATTGATATCACAACATTATTTTCAGATAGCAAAATAGAAATAGACAATTATCAACATATTAATAGTGGCCAGCCCTTTACAATCAAAGACTTTAAGATCACGCCAAATTTTATGGATCATTCCGGCTTTGACTCCCAGGCTTTCCTCATAGAAGCCGACGGCAAAAACCTTGTATATTCCGGAGATTTTAGAGGCCATGGCCGCAAAAATTCCCTGGAATATTTCTTTAGAAACCTTCCTGAGAAGATTGATGGCCTGATTATGGAAGGCAGCAATATAGGCAATGAAAATAAAACTGAAAAACCAGAAGCCAGGCTGGAAGCTGAAATTGAAAAAGTATTAGCAGAGCCAGGCCTGGTATTATTTACAGCCTCCGGCCAGAATATAGATAGAATAATTTCCTTTTATAGAGCTGCCAGAAAGACAGAGAGAATATTTTTAATAGATTTTTACACAGCCAGTATCCTGGATATAATAAAAGATTACGCTGAGATACCCTATCCTTCAAGCAAGTTTAGCGATGTAAAAGTCTATTATCCTGAGTTTCTAACAGATAAAGTCTTTAATATGAATCAGGAAGAACTGGCCTATAAATTCAGCGATTATAAGATGGGAAAAGAAGAGATAGTGGCCAAAAGGAATAAAATATTAATGCTGGTCAGAAACTCCACAGTCCATGATCTCAATAAAATAAGCGATCTTGATAAAGATATATTCAAAAATATCAGTTTTATCTATTCACGCTGGCCAGAATATTTAGAGAAGGGCAAGTTTAAAAACCTCCAGAACTTTATAGATGAGAACAACATGAAATTCCATAAGATTTATACCAGCGGCCACGCAGATATCAAAACATCAGCTAAAGTAGTTGATGAATTAAAACCAGCCAAACTATTCCCTATCCACACCTTAAACCCTGAAGAATACAACCAGTTTAATGCAGATGTAAAGAAGCTGGAGAATGGTGAGGTCTATGAATTATAG
- a CDS encoding helix-turn-helix domain-containing protein, translating into MIKINTSKETTDSQLDISQEIEYTSPNQNFTKLDNNILKDPNISIQEKILYASLVSYCWDSGYCYPGQMRLASELGVSDRSIRNWLKGLENYGLIKKVNRTGTSNIYYLKDPANIYPDAAYDQ; encoded by the coding sequence GTGATTAAAATTAATACCAGCAAAGAAACAACTGATAGTCAACTAGATATATCTCAAGAAATAGAATATACTTCCCCTAATCAGAACTTCACTAAACTTGATAATAATATTTTAAAAGACCCCAATATCTCAATTCAGGAGAAAATCTTATATGCATCCCTGGTCAGTTATTGCTGGGATAGCGGCTATTGTTATCCTGGCCAGATGCGTCTTGCCAGTGAGCTAGGAGTTTCCGATAGAAGCATTAGGAACTGGTTAAAGGGTTTAGAAAATTATGGCCTGATCAAAAAAGTAAATAGAACTGGCACCTCCAATATATATTATTTAAAAGATCCTGCAAATATTTATCCTGACGCAGCTTATGATCAATAA